AAGAAAATCTCTGTGTATCTGGGTTGGCATGACGGTAAGTATCAGTATAACCTGCTGCCATTAAATTATTTATCCATTCACGCTCTTCAGGTAAAAAAGAGCATTTACCCGCACTTAACCACCGTTTGCGGTTATTTTCATTAATCCCAATATCTAAATCAGTTGGACAAATATTCATATCACCCATAACGAGTGATAATTGGCTATTCAGCTGTCGATCCTGTATATATTCAACTAAATCTTGATAAAATTTACGCTTAGCTGGATATTTAATTTCATTATGCAAACTTTCACCTTGCGGAAAATAACCATTAATGACGGTTAAATTACCTTTGCTAGTCGGAAACTCAGCTACCATTAATCGACATTGTGCACCATCTTCATCGGTCGGAAACCCACACTCGACCGATAACGGTTTTTGCTTAGTCAATAAAGCTACACCGTAATAACCTTTTTGACCGTGATAATATAAATGGTAGCCAAATTGCTTAAGTTCCTCGATTGGAAATTGGTCATTATGAACTTTAGTCTCTTGTAAACCAATGATATCGGGCTGATGTCTTTCAATAATCGCAGCTAATTGATGGATTCTAATACGAATACTATTAATATTAAAAGATAAAACTTTAATCATAAATTTATTGTATTTGATTTAATTTTGCAATTGACCCATGCTACCAAAAATACGTTATACTGTTAAGCAATTACAGCGAAAGCTATAACTAGTGATTAAAGGATCAACAATATGTCTAAGGAATTACTTTCATTGCGTCATAAAATTGATGAAGTCGACAAATCAATTTTAGCTTTAATTAGTCAACGACTAGCATTAGTTGCTGAAGTTGGTGAGGTAAAAAGCGAGCATGGAATTCCGATTTATGATCCTAAACGTGAA
This Gilliamella sp. ESL0443 DNA region includes the following protein-coding sequences:
- the xthA gene encoding exodeoxyribonuclease III; translation: MKVLSFNINSIRIRIHQLAAIIERHQPDIIGLQETKVHNDQFPIEELKQFGYHLYYHGQKGYYGVALLTKQKPLSVECGFPTDEDGAQCRLMVAEFPTSKGNLTVINGYFPQGESLHNEIKYPAKRKFYQDLVEYIQDRQLNSQLSLVMGDMNICPTDLDIGINENNRKRWLSAGKCSFLPEEREWINNLMAAGYTDTYRHANPDTQRFSWFDYRSRGFSVKTGLRIDLILASEKLMQYCGETGIDYDIRGMEKPSDHAPIWADFDLD